From a single Micromonospora sp. WMMD1102 genomic region:
- a CDS encoding carbohydrate ABC transporter permease: MVNVFSHGFLLIWALLTTLPLLWVVVSSFKSDGEILAEPWGLPGALRFENWARAWTEAQIGRYFLNSGIVVAGSLTVTMVFGAAAAYVFARFEFRSRQFFYYLFVGGMMFPVFLALVPLFFVVRNVGLFNSWTGLILVYAAYSLPFTVFFLSAFFRTLPTSVAEAALIDGCGHFRLFFRVMLPMAKPGLVSVGIFNFLSQWNQFILPQVLMQGDESKWVLAQGLAALAVSQGYQGDFSGLFAGLTLGMLPVLAVYVLFQRQIQSGLTAGQLK, translated from the coding sequence GTGGTCAACGTCTTCTCGCACGGCTTCCTGCTGATCTGGGCGCTGCTGACCACCCTGCCGCTGCTCTGGGTCGTGGTCAGCTCCTTCAAGAGCGACGGCGAGATCCTCGCCGAGCCGTGGGGACTGCCCGGCGCGCTGCGCTTCGAGAACTGGGCGCGGGCCTGGACCGAGGCGCAGATCGGCCGGTACTTCCTGAACAGCGGGATCGTGGTGGCCGGTTCGCTGACCGTGACGATGGTCTTCGGCGCCGCCGCCGCGTACGTCTTCGCCCGCTTCGAGTTCCGGTCCCGGCAGTTCTTCTACTACCTGTTCGTCGGCGGCATGATGTTCCCGGTCTTCCTCGCCCTGGTGCCGCTCTTCTTCGTGGTCCGCAACGTCGGGCTCTTCAACTCCTGGACCGGGCTGATCCTGGTCTACGCCGCCTACTCGCTGCCGTTCACGGTCTTCTTCCTCTCCGCGTTCTTCCGGACCCTGCCGACCTCGGTCGCCGAGGCCGCGCTCATCGACGGCTGCGGCCACTTCCGGCTCTTCTTCCGGGTGATGCTGCCGATGGCCAAGCCGGGCCTGGTCAGCGTCGGCATTTTCAACTTCCTCAGCCAGTGGAACCAGTTCATCCTGCCGCAGGTGCTGATGCAGGGCGACGAGTCGAAATGGGTACTCGCGCAGGGGCTGGCGGCGCTGGCGGTCAGCCAGGGCTACCAGGGCGACTTCAGCGGGCTGTTCGCCGGGCTGACCCTCGGGATGCTGCCGGTGCTGGCGGTCTACGTGCTGTTCCAGCGCCAGATCCAGTCCGGGCTGACGGCCGGCCAGTTGAAATAG